Proteins encoded by one window of Musa acuminata AAA Group cultivar baxijiao chromosome BXJ2-9, Cavendish_Baxijiao_AAA, whole genome shotgun sequence:
- the LOC135623124 gene encoding uncharacterized protein LOC135623124: protein MARNEEKAQSMLNRWVDMKNEEKRKPKERRPYLASECRDLAEAHKWRSEILREIGVKVTEIQNEGLGEHRLRDLNDEINKLLRERVHWERRIVELGGPNYTKHAAKMTDLEGNIIDVPNPSGRGPGYRYFGAAKKLPGVRELFEKPPEVKKRRTRYEIYKRIDASYYGYRDDEDGILEKLEAPAQDDMRRRAVEELERIKAIRSEAMKMVKSGEVASVEPTAAPAVEVVLFEGVEDVVEEERRLEMEEELERTKVQQEFVAHVPLPDDKEIERMVVEKKKKELLSKYMSEELMEEEQEAKEMLNVNR from the exons ATGGCTCGGAACGAGGAGAAGGCGCAGTCGATGCTGAATCGATGGGTGGATATGAAGAACGAGGAGAAGAGGAAGCCCAAGGAGCGCCGTCCGTACCTGGCCTCGGAGTGCCGCGACCTGGCCGAGGCCCACAAATGGCGCTCCGAGATCCTCCGCGAGATCGGCGTCAAGGTGACGGAGATACAAAACGAGGGCCTCGGCGAACACCGCCTCCGCGACCTCAACGACGAGATCAACAAGCTCCTCCGCGAGCGCGTCCACTGGGAGCGCCGCATCGTCGAGCTCGGGGGCCCCAACTACACCAAACATGCAGCCAAGATGACTGATCTCGAGGGCAACATCATCGACGTCCCCAACCCCAGCGGCCGTGGCCCCGGCTACCGATACTTTGGCGCCGCCAAGAAACTCCCTGGAGTCCGCGAGCTCTTCGAGAAGCCCCCGGAGGTTAAGAAACGCCGCACCCGTTACGAGATCTACAAGCGGATTGACGCCAGCTACTATGGCTACCGCGACGACGAGGATGGCATCCTCGAGAAGCTGGAGGCCCCTGCCCAGGACGACATGCGTCGTCGAGCAGTCGAGGAGTTGGAGCGCATCAAGGCCATCCGGAGTGAGGCCATGAAGATGGTGAAGAGTGGGGAGGTGGCGAGCGTGGAGCCCACTGCTGCCCCCGCTGTTGAAGTAGTGCTGTTTGAGGGGGTCGAGGACGTcgtggaggaggagaggaggttggagatggaggaggagctGGAAAGGACCAAGGTGCAGCAGGAGTTTGTGGCACATGTTCCACTTCCGGACGACAAGGAGATTGAGAGGATGGTcgttgagaagaagaagaaggaactgTTGAGCAAGTACATGAGCGAGGAACTGATGGAAGAGGAGCAGGAGGCTAAGGAAATGCTCAATGTCAATAG GTAG